The genomic region tttatccaTAAAAGTCtctaattttgtttaaaaaaaatgcaAACATGTGAAATGGGTGATAAACAGGCTTTTTTTTCGGCGGCAAATATTACTAATACTCTAATGTACACCAATATATGTAAACTACTCCATTACCCAAGTTTGAACGTGAGACCTCTTGTCTGAGAGACATGTGCCTCTACCAGGGGTCTAGCCCTACATTGGCTAATGATATGTTACATACACTATAAAATTGCATGCATGCACACAACCATCTAAGAAGTAGTTGAATAACGAGGATTAATTTAGCACCTTCGTGTTATTGATAAAGCATGATAAGCTGAAGTATACATCTCAAGGTCATGTGATGCAACGGACTCTACCATAGTGGTCAAATGTCCATGATCACCTCCTGTATATTGATATTTCCATACAACTGGTCAATTTTTCCAAGTGTGATGCGAAGAGTCAATACTTCCTAGCATTTTGGAAAACTCGTGCTTGGTTGAATATACTTCTAGTAACCGTTAGAAGTCACTAGAGTTTGGATTTCTTACATAGTGTTCCGAGAAACTTTAATAACACATCCACAAAACTTTTGCAAACATTTGATAGTTTCAAACTCCTATGTATTCATTGCGGTAGTCACCTAATTTCCATATGCCAATTGATGTATGGGTCATATGGTACATGTGCATTTTTGTATATGCGAAAGACCCTTTTTACACTATGTCATACCTTTCTTAAAATTACACATAATGATTGAACATACCTTCAACAATTCGATTAAAAAGTTGTTTGCTCATCCGAAAACGGTAGTTTAAAATAAGCATCATGGTATACCGAATCTGGATTAAAAAAATGAGTTTAAGAACTTACTCATTAAAATTAATTATAGTTCCATTTTTTAAAGTTCAAGTTTTAGATTCTATAGTTATATTTTGCAATAATTTTTTTTCTTCATACTTGCATTTATTGTGCTTGTTAGCCAATaattaaaacatattttatttCACAAACATGGTAGATAAAAAAGAAAAGCAAGCTTCAACAGTGAAATTACAAGCATGTCCAAACAGAAATCAACACAAAATCATTAAACAAAAGCACACACTAAATTACATAATTACTAAACTGTCCCTGCAAAGCAAGAACACATGAATGATAATCATCCATCATTCAACAAAACACTTGAGCATGGGTTGTTAACTTTCTCCTCACAAAACTATCAAACTTTATGACCCTTTTTTATCTTCATCACAACCCCACATCAAATTACCAAATTGCCCCTGATAAAGTACAACCACACTTCAAAATTACCAAACTCTCCCTACCACAGTCCTTGAGAATGCTTTGATGACTTCAAACTTTCCCTTCACAAAGCTTTCACCTTTATGCCCAAATCTTGACCTTCACCACAACCCCACATCaaatttacaaaattacccctaacACAAGTAGTTTTCACACATGGTAACATCCAATGGCATTCATCATTCAAGAAATCACTTGAGGATCTCTAAAGCTCTTAACTTTATGCCAAGATCTTGAACTTCATCACAAACCCACctcaaaattaccaaaatacccttaaatACACAAAAAATAACCACATTCTTCCTTTTGCAAGCACAAAATACAACAATCTTTAACATCTTAGAGAGAATCAAGCCCTAAAGCTTTTGCTTTCACCTTCAAAGTTCTCAAGTAATGAATTGCTTCATCGATAACCATAATGGCGTTTTTGCCATTTTTGTCACCAGGAATCAGATTTTGAAGCAAATTTATAGTCTCCTTGATCTTCTCTTTTCGCATTCTCTTATTATTACCGTCGGACGAAAAACTATCGGATTCGTCATTGAACACTCCATTACTCGAACAATTGATCCCCGATTTCCCTGAACTTGCAGTGTCCTCGAGTACATTCTCAATATTACCCTTGTCCTCCCGTTTACGCTTTTTTGTGGGTCCCCCAGAACTCGCAACTTCCTCTTCTTCACCGCTTTCAATTTcctgtttatgtttatgttcatGGAACACTGTAACCGAATCAGGGGAATGCCCTGTACTTTtttcatcgtcatcatcatcataagcattgtcgtcgtcatcatcatccGAGTAAAGTAATGCATTAAGCTCTTCGGTATCTTCTCGCATCTCACTTTTTGAATCATTTCCATCGTTTTCTTTATTAAATTCATCAATACTAACAGTGTGTGATCCAGATCCAAACTGCGGTTTTGGATTGTTTGAAGAAGGAAATTGGTAACGTATCGGAGCGGGCCCGACACCCGAACTATATATCAAAGTTGTTTGATCACCCGATTGATCAAACACAAGAAACTTCTTTTGTGCAACGTTTGTTTCTCGAGCCACGTGGGGGCTCGGTACCGGAGATTTCTCTTTCACGGTAGAGTTGACAACAGGGACCAAACCCTGACGGTATCGAGGCAGGCCATAAAACCAGCCACAGGGTTCTTGACGCGCAGGTAACGAACCCATATTCCCGAACGACGGGAACATAACTTGAGGCCCTAAACCGAACCGGGCACTCGATATATTCGGATTGAGCGATTGCCAATCGCTTTGCTGGTCACGGGACCAAGAACTAAAACCCTTTTCCATTCAGTAAAAAAAACACCTGAAAACGGTATTATTTCCGATGATAAGGATACCGATTAACTACAAAAGAATCGAACTTTTAAAGGAATGTGAATATTAGAAGACTTACCAGGCGATGAACGATTGCGTGGGCGAGTAAAAAGATTTCTGAAAACttctaaacaaaacaaaaactaaaaaatCCAGCTTAATTTGAAGCAGCGGAAAAGAAAAACAGAACTACGTTACAGGTTTAAGCAGATGACGAAAGTATTCGGCCTGGAAACATTAAATAACCACACAGAGAAAACGTATTAGATTCATATTGTCATGAATATCACCAACATGAAACAGAATATGATTCAAAGACAACCTTAAACATCATATAAAGTTATCAAGAATCCAATTCTTCCAATAAAGATTCATTCGACTaacgataataataataataagagtaaactgccattttggtccctgtggtttggtcacttttgccactttagtccaaaactcaaactttttgcatctgggtccctgtggtttcagttttattgccattttggtccaaaaatgaaatcaagtcatattttttttataaaatcctgctattttgtcatttttcgctggggcaaaatgatcatttcttttttataaataaataccatattttataagacaaatatgatctgatttgcccctgaggaaaatgacaaaattgcaggattttataagatatatatgacctgatttcatttttggaccaaaatggcaataaaactgaaaccacagggacccagatgcaaaaggtttgagttttggactaaagtggcaaaagtaaccaaacctcagggaccaaaatggcagtttactctaataataataataataataatagtaacagTAACAATAAGATGAATAAAATGAAATATATGTGTAACGAACCTGACAATCTTGAAGAGGTTGAAAACATGCTATAACTTTAACAATTATGGTGGCGCTCCCAGCGGTTCCATTTAAATGTTTCAATGCCCGAAATCTTGTTTGCCCAGCTGATTGACACACCATAACTACTTTTTCCCTACTGTTATATGTGGTTTTACTCCCCTAATGATCGCAATCAACAATACAAGAAAATAACCCACGATATATTCTCAAAAACGGTGATCAAAGAACTGAAAAAGATTCGATTTTTAATTGAAATAATGCGAAagaacgggtttcgggttttGATCAACACGGATTCAACTAATCCAGCGACAGTAGCAGGGAATAACGACGAATAAATTAGTTCCCATGGATGAAACGTTCAAAATGGCTGCTAAATAGTGAGATGTGAAAAGGGTTTGTAGGGTATGTTAATGGGAATTCGGTAGGTTTTACAGAATCACGCGACAATAGAGGTTGAGAGAGATGATTTTACGATAAACGTCTACAAATAAGCTGTACCACCGCATGCTCTTTGCAATTAGATATTAACGCCACGATTTTGATCCCTGTTTTTACCGTTTGAACCTGTAAAAACGACGGTAAAACAAGGCGTGTATCAGATGAATATGAACACAGTTTTCATGATCAAATAACTAGAAACTATAAGTCTTGAAAGTGACTATTGTGACTTCAAGAATCAAAAAGTTAGATACCAATTCAATTAAAAACTAGGAGAAAATAGATATTTTCACATTTATAGTGACTTCTTTCATGTTTCTCCATATCTAATTACTAATAAACATCCATAACAAAGAATCACAATCTTTGTAACCCAAACACTTAGATTAGTGCAAACCACAAGAATTATTTTAGTCGCACATCGAACAGGGGCGGATTTAGAGCCTTTTtacgggttcccaggaacccagtcgatttagaaaaaaacgtttttttgtagtgtaaaccttgtatgatttggaaaaaaaacgtttttttgtagtgtaaaccttgtatgatttggaaaaaggaACCCAGTGAAAAAACTGGCTGGATCCGCCACTGACATCGAAAACCATTCAACCTATAAATACCATAGGGCTTGTAGCCTAACGGTACCAAGGTGTGTTGATAAGGTGTTCCTCCCCATGTGGTTGAGACTTGAGGGTTCAAGTCCGATGGTGGAAGTATGGCGTAAATATTTACAGGTCGGATTTTAGGAtgtgagggtttttttttttttttgaaacgagAACTTCATTAACACACGCCAAACCCGAAAACCGGGGCAgcaacaaacaaacaacacaacTACATAttcacaaatttacaccaatccccccattttttttttcaaaacttaaCAATTTTTTTTAGGCATAAAATGGTTTTCATATCATTGCTAACCTGTTCAAAATATTTAATTCCCTAATTTTTGAAATACTTTGCTAAAAAAGATTACAaactaatggcaggtagacgagcaacaagctgcgccgc from Helianthus annuus cultivar XRQ/B chromosome 10, HanXRQr2.0-SUNRISE, whole genome shotgun sequence harbors:
- the LOC110883786 gene encoding transcription factor bHLH145, producing MEKGFSSWSRDQQSDWQSLNPNISSARFGLGPQVMFPSFGNMGSLPARQEPCGWFYGLPRYRQGLVPVVNSTVKEKSPVPSPHVARETNVAQKKFLVFDQSGDQTTLIYSSGVGPAPIRYQFPSSNNPKPQFGSGSHTVSIDEFNKENDGNDSKSEMREDTEELNALLYSDDDDDDNAYDDDDDEKSTGHSPDSVTVFHEHKHKQEIESGEEEEVASSGGPTKKRKREDKGNIENVLEDTASSGKSGINCSSNGVFNDESDSFSSDGNNKRMRKEKIKETINLLQNLIPGDKNGKNAIMVIDEAIHYLRTLKVKAKALGLDSL